atctattctttttgattggttggtgtaaacaaaaagcaaacacataAACATGCATGCGTGTgcaagcacatgcacacacatgcacacacacacaacaccctcttaaaatgtgaaaaatgcaaataaataatgaTGGAATCACTTCAGTTTTATAGTCAGGAACTTATAGGCCCTTGatttgcccccccccccaaaatatttttccttgtccTTATTCTTTAAATGCCCaaccaccaaaagaaaaaaggaaaaaataaaaggcttaAATGCACATGTTTCAAGTCAGTGTCTTGTTAACAAAAAAGGTAGCATTTTCTTCACTTTGGCCATTGTTAAAGATGCAGGCATAGATCAGGGAATGTTAAGACTagcatgtattaaaaaaaatgcaacattAACAGAGCATATGTCTTTCAAAAAAAGGCTAAAACACTAACAAATACAAGTCAATGCACATATTTTTAACTAGTGCAATTTTATCTACAATGGAGTAAATGTTATTTTGTGTGCCAGACATTGCAATACTGTTCATTTCCCTTTTATCATGCAAACATGCCAATTTTGTCATTAAAGGAAATTTTTATTGGGTCACACTCACGTTGCCCTCCCACCCATATCAAGGGTTGAAAAAAGTCGCTAAAAGAGTCCCTCAGGATTTCGTAAATATGAAGATAAAGCTGCTAGTTAATAGTGTATAGGCtgaattttcagatttttaaaaaagaaaaaattataatttaggtGGATGTTTACCTCATCCATTAAAATGCAATATGAAATTACACTCCTGTGAAATTTGTACCAACTGTACAAAAACAAAAGGGACCATGAAAAAAATTATGATCTTCATGGCCTGAGAGCCTACACATTTCTGAGTAACTTAAAAGAGTAACTACAAGAGCCTGACATTTTTCTGTGTCTCACCTCTTCTGCCTCTCTATCTGTAGCATTTGTAAATAAAAGTAACAAATAGCAGAGATCATGTCTATCTCCCACTTCTTCCCTCCTAACTACTCctactcaattttctcatcttccTGAGCATCTTTCATGAACAGCATTGCAAgttggtttaaaaaagaaaagaaaaaagaaagaaaaaaaggaaagaagaaaaagaaagttttacAAGGGTTTTTGTTGGTTAATTATTTACCGGTGGAATCACTCCACCAGGAGTTTGATTTCATTGGCTAGCAGTTGGTTCATGTTGAACAGGCCCCCTGGGAGCTTGGTGAGCAGCTCTCGCTCGGTGGTTTCAGGGTCGCTGTCAACAGAGCTGGAACTTGCGCTCATGTTGTCGACAGCAGTGTTGGCTTGGGGACCCAGCTCCGGCTCACTAGTCTCACTGGCCGTGGACACCACGGAGAGCAGGGACATACGCCGGGTGAGCCGGCCAGAGGGCAGAAGGGAGGCGGCATAGTCCGCAATGATACCAGCTACATCTAGATTACAAGCCTTATCAAAGGCGATGAAACCTACATTTGCATTGGCCTCGCAGACACAGAAGGAGCCGTCGTCTTTCATCAACAGGTCAATGCCACACACATCCATTCCTAGGATATTAGACACCTGGATAGCTAGCTGCTTCCCTTGTTCACTCAATGAGCACATCATCCCGACACCACctggcaaaagagaaaaaaagaagtgatacaTTTTTGGAGTAAAACTAAAGCGGACCTTAAAGGTAACCCCGTTAAGGTTAACCATCTCTTCAAAATCTTCTAaatcaacagcaaaaacaaaagtgCTATGCTAATGTAAAACTGGGACTCTGAAGTCTAGAACTCCTTCATTAGGGAATCCTCTTCCAAGCCAGTCTCTTAACAAATTGATGAGGAGTACTTTTTCAATATGTTATATTTTCTGAAGACAATGAACTTTGACTAAAGCCTATCTTACTTGCAATAACATGGAACTTTTGCAAAAATACAGTTAAACTAATATTGTTATTGGTTTCTCTCAGTTCCAGATTttgatttctaaaaataatagAGATGCATAACAgagaatcggagaaggcgatggcaacccactccagtactcttgcctggaaaatcccatggacggaggagcctggtaggctgtggtccatggggtcgctgagagtcagacacaaatgagtaacttcactttcacttttcactttcatgcattggagaaggaaatggcaacccaatccagtgttcttgcctggaggatcccagggatgggggagcctggtgggctgccgtttctaaggtcacacagagtcggacacgactgaagcgacacagcagcagcagcaacagagaacAGAATCTAGGAACACGGTTCTCTTGCTCAACTGCCCCTATTCTATGTGTCATCCCTAAGCTGAAAGGATCCTGGGGCTTAATGCAGTTGGCTGAGTGTAGGGGAACTCTTTGCTGGTatctgagagaaaaaaatgagaactaGATTTTCTAATTTGGTGACCAGCTTCAGGAAGCTTTAGATAAGGACCAGAAAGCAAAAGAACTCTGACAAAACCTTGGCTTTAAGAGCTCAACAGAAGGAAAGTTGACCTCACTACTATATGAGTATTGCCTGACCCTGAAAAGACCAAAAGTCTTTTGCACACATGAGTAGGATTCAGGTacccctccccacctgcccaccactatcaccaccaccaccaccagtgagGCTGGAAGAGTAAGGGAGAGAAGCCCAGGAAATAGGAGGGCTTCGTGGACACACTAGTAAACGAATTAAAGACTGCTTCTCGGCATCCACAGTACTGATGGATCTTTAATGCTCTGTAACCATTTGCAATGCTCCAAATAACCAGAGCAGAGCTCTGATGTGATGGAAGAgtaacaagaacaaaaacaacaagcCACCTACAAtttgaataaaagaaaagcattaaGTTCAAGTTTAGCACAAAAAAACTCTCTGGACTAAAACAAAAATGACTACCCAACTTAAAAACTTCCGTAGCAGAAATGAAGGAGAGTTGCTTTTGTGAGTATAACATATAACTTGGAAAATCTAgcttaagaaatattttgaaacacaTACAAAAACACTGAGGTGAAGCCACAAACAAAAAATTTGCTAACTGAATCAGAAAAACTccccaagaaagaaagaagagttttCCTGAGGCTTAAAACGAGTAGGTCTGATAGAAACACCTTACTAAAATCCAGGTTGGACAGACTGAGAAGAGACACATATCTAAAAAAATCCTGACAAAACATTGAGCTTTTCAAGtaaaacaaccaaaaataagagaacaaaacaaaaaacttacaaagaatatatattacCTACCCCCCCACTTCACCCCCGCTGCCCAATCAGAGTAGATTTGGACATTCAGTTGTAAAAGTGTGAACTATAAAGCAGGCTTCTCaggtgccactagtggtaaagaatccacctgttaatgcaggagacacaagagacacaggtttgatcccttggtcgggaagatcactcacagtaggaaatggcaccctactctagtattcttctctagaaaattccacgaacagaaaagcctggcaagctatagtccatgggtccacaaacagtcagacgtgattaagcatgcacacataaacTATAAACCAGTAGAACTGAAGCAAGACTTTTACAATCAGGATCCTATCTCAGCCAATACATCATCCtctcttaaaaaagaaagcagtctCTGAGGTATCTATCACTTACATACATCATCCAGggaaaataatctagaaaagatATTAACAGCAAATGACTAAAAAACTCAAGATATGGGAAGGAGCAGCTGGGGAATAAAGAGTGATGAGTAATAATTCTTGCAATATGGGTATGTGTGTGGGCATgtccagttgcttcagtcacgtctgactctttgggaccccgtggactgtagcccatcaggctcctctgtccatgggattctccaggcaagaacactggagtaggttgccatgccctccgccaggggatcttcctgacccagggatcgacctgtgtctctttatcacagagccactggggaagccccaatatgGGTATAATTAACCGTACATAGATAAAGACAGCCTAGGAATGGATAAAGTAAGCTCTTGATTCTTGAAACAGAAGAGATAACTCAATAAAAGAAATTCTAATCCATACTTGAACTAAAACTATTAAATGGTTTCACCAGAACAATGGAATATAAAGCCCAGGAAAGCAgaaatttttgtctgttttgtacaATGTTATATACAAAATACTGTTAAAACAGTACTTGatgctcaaaaatatttgttcagtgaataaatgaatcaagAGGAGGGGAGCAGGAAGGAAAGTAAGACTGTTCTAATCCTCTCACTGGGGAGAGAGGGAATAAGAGGTGGTGCATTTTCAGAGTAGAGATTTCAAGGAGTCTGGACATGAAGTCTTACACTAGTGAAGGGATCAAGGACGACTCCAAGGATTTAGTCTAAACTCGAAAGATACAGCTGCCAATAAACAATAAGGAGAAAACAGTGTGTGGGACATACTGGAAGAAGTAGTTAGATGGGGAATTCAGTTTTGGACATGTTGAGACGAAAATCTCTAACAGTTATCTATATGGCGCTATTGACAAGCAGTGACATATGTGTGCCCAAGTTCAAGAAGAATGCCTAAAGTGGAGAGATAAATTTGAGAACAGTAACATATAAATGGCATTTAAAGCCACGAGCTAAGTAAGATTactaagaaagtaaaataaacagagaAGAGGACAACACCCAGACTATGCTCTGAGGCATTTCAACAATAAAAGATCtcagaaaatatacatttaaacaaatgaaaatcagCAATATTATCTGGACCAACAGGTTAAATAGGTTAGGACACAGCTTAAATGAACCTCAATTATACAGAAAATAATACTGGGGTGGCCAAAAAAGTTgttctgtaacatcttacagaaaaacccaaaagaactttttggccaattcaaTATAAAACCAAAGAGGGAAACTGGTAGACACTTCATAAGTGTGTGAATTGGTTTATTAATTGAGTCTGGGTGAAAGCaaatttatacatacataaattatGTTCGTGTTAAGTCTATTAATGATATTTACATGTGAAAGATATATTTAGCAACTTATTAGGTAAAAGGATCTGAGTTATATACAAATACTCATTGAATAAGCTTAAATAACACTACTTTATATCATAGAAAAACTCCTGCATTGCTTTTTACCTAATGAGCAGTTGCTTTGCATCCTCCCATCTGTAGAACAGCGTAACATGGTGCCAACCACACGGCCTCCCACGACAATGACACGTACATCCCTTCCATGAGATTCTTTAACATACTTCTGGAACAGGTATGGAGCTTCATGGCGAATAAGGTGACTTAGATCAGCCAAATGGTGCTTATCTCGAGCCAAGAAAACCGCTTTGCCTGTGACCAAAAAAGAGAGTAAGAAATGAGTATGTCATCAAACTATATGCAGTTGATATCTGCTACCTATATCTTCTTGTTTCCCATTCTACTTTCTCAGAATCAGTTGTCTATGGTCACTCTCGCATTCCCCAATCTCTTAACAGAATTTATTCCGGTATATATTGTGAGGCTGGGTTCTTGTGAATTGTATTTCTTCAGGTTAGCCAATAATACTAGCCTCACTTATCAGTAAAACATTGTTCTGAGTTAAAAcgtatgttttatatattatacaatattaaGATACTATATTTGCATTTAGTAAGATAGCACTACATTACTACTTTTGTGCCAAGAGAAGTGTCTGTTTTTAAaactggtgcactaggatgacccagagggatggtatggggagggaggtgggaggggggttcaggattgggaacacgtgtacacccgtggcggattcatgttgatgtatggcaaaaccaatacaatattgtaaagtaattagcctctaattaaaataaataaatttaaattaaaaaaaaaaaaaaacatagttatAAATACTCTGACAGTCTTCTCATTAAGAGGAAGGGGAATCTATGTCCCATTGCTTGAATCTAGGAGGGGATGTAACTGCTTCAACCAACAGAATACAGAATAAGGAATTCTATCTGACTTCTGAGGCTAGGGTGTAAAAGGTCACACAGATTCTTTGTTCACTGGAGCAGTCACTGTAGGAGGCCTGAGACTTCTTGGCTGACTGGAGAAGTCAGGTAGAAATAGTGCATTGAAGTCCCAGCTGAACCCTCATCCAGTTATCTGTCAAGGCACTAAAGCTTGGAAGTACTTGGATTTATGAATCATTTTACCccttaaaaaaatcattacttAATCCAAAGttattaagatattttatatactgttttCAAACAACATAAATTGGGATGAGGATGATGGTGTTAGTGATCTAGAATCCTTGTACTGTTGAAAAGGAAGATAGATCATTAACTTGAGACTCAGTCTAAATTAAGTATGCATCTTAAAATGTCCAAGATAACCACTTAATGAACAGAAATAGCTTCCAGCAGAACTCAACAACTCACAAAAGCCTTCTACAAGTCTGAGGTACCACACACCTAGCAATTTCCCTACAATTCTTTAGAAGTTCTGAAGAATAGTTTCAATATTATGTATAATAGCAACAATTCATACACACCTCTATGACCACGTGTATTCTTCACTACCATTGggaactccagtacttctgcTTCATCAATCATTTTAGCAAAATTTTCATGACCACCTGGtttgagcaaaaaataaaatttaagaatagcAGCAGAGGTGTTTTATGATAAATTTTATCTAAAGTCAGCAAGACAAAGAAGGTAGAAGGTAAGAACTTAATGGCTCAATTTTGTCTTCAGTTAACTATCAGTTTAAAACTACTTTTTAAGTGGATAAAAACTATTAAACTATAAACACTGTAATATCCAAATCAAAGAAGTTAAAACAAAGTTTCCtagttttattaacattttttataattttttatttttggttgcactccattttcactgctgcatgtgggctttctctagttgtagcaagtgAGGGGCACTCTTCCTTGTAGGACTTCTTATTGTTGTGgactctcttgttgcagagcacaagctctaggcccatgggcttcagcagctgtcacacaggcttagttactctgcagcatgtggaatcttcccagaccaagagTTGaacctgtcccctgcattggtaggcagattctcatccactgtacccccagggaagttctatttttcatattttcatccTTTATTCTTCCACCACACAAGTAATAGAAGCCCTAAGATCAACTTTAGTATACAGCATTCTATTTGGATTAAGAAATAGAAGAGTGAGTCAGTGGGGAAGACATCCAAAGTTGAAAAAATGctaacatgcatgcatgtgtgtgctcttGCTCTTATCAACTacacaaattaatttttcttttctctattataAACTAGAGTTCATTCTACCATGAGCTTTTCAGGTAACCCACAGGTTATATCTTGTTCTTTCTGTTTATACTTCCTAGAAACcaatgatcggagaaggcaatggcaccccactccagtactcttgcttggaaaatcccatggacggaggagcctggaaggctgcagtccatggggtcgctgagggtcggaaacgactgaacaacttcactttcacttttcactttcatgcattggagaaggaaatggcaccccactccagtgttcttgcctggagaatcccagggacaggggagcctggtgggctgccgtctatggggtcgcacagagtcagacacaactgaagtgacttagcagcagcagcagcagaaacaaatGATAAAGAGCAAAAATGGATTGTAGTTGCAAAAAACCAGCATGGCTGACTGAATAATCAGACTAAGAAAAAGTTCATTAAACAACTGCAATATCATAAATTTGTAGCTTAAGAGAAATTATGATTAGCCAGTCTCCACATTTTAAGCCAGATTTGGTTAATATACTTTGCTCCTTTCCATTCTCTTAAAATCAGTACTGTAGACTGATGAGGTAAGCtgcaacattttaaaagaagaaagaactgtTAGGAAGAAAGAATTATTCAATTGTCTCTTCTTGTGCAATTGCTAAAAATAGCAATGGTATCTATATATGCCATACAAACTGGTGGAGTTcccttctttaaaatattaaaaataacaagaggacaggaatttctttttaaagcctCTCCAACTTTTCAAGCATTCGGCTggacattttaatgaaaaactaCAGTGATTTATAGTAAGCCTGATTCTTTCCAAACTAGAAGAACTGGAAAGTCAGGAATATATTAACACAACAACGTTTATAACAGTGCTACTTCATCAAGTGTGGTCCAGGAACCCCTGCCTCTGTGACTTCTTTGCTACTGATATGTGTCCAGAAAAATATAAGAAGAGTAAACACAAGAAAACAATTTGGCATTGTTCTGATATTTTTACAGTACTTTATGCATACTGTAAATTGGTTTTAGAGCACTATAGTATTAAAAACcacagtaaattttttaaaaaatataaaaatggtcCTCTCCCACAGACGACTTCAGAAGCAATGGTTTAAAGCGTATCTAgtgtcattttctttcatttttttcaaaatatgaaaatatttatgaagcatTAACATGAAAATGGTAATGAAGATAATCAGAAACTATAGAGCGATTATCAGATTCTTTTACCTCAGGGCTTGTCAAACTGAGGACAGATTTGGCTCATAGCCTttttgtaataaagttttactaCAAAATAGCCACGTTTACTGTTTAAGCTTCGTCTACTGCAGCTTTCagggttccctgatggctcagtggtaaaagaacccacctgccaatgtaagagatatgggttcgatccctgggtcaacagatcccctggagaaggagatggcaacccactctagtattcttgcctgggaaatcccatggacaggaggggcctggcaggctatagtccatacggtcacaaaaaagtcagacacgacttagcaactaaacaaaaaaacagcagcagcagctttcacaATACAACAGCTTTACTGAGAGTCACAAAAGAGAACATATGGCCTGGAAAGCCAAATATATTCACTATTTGACCCTTTACAGAAAGAGTTTGATAAGTCCATTCTACCTAAaccaaagaagtgaagtgaagtgaagtcactcagtcgtgtccgaccttgtgaccccctaccaggctcctccatccatggaattttccaggtaatagtactggagtaggttgccatttccttctccataccaAAGATAAGTCTCATAATTCTACTGCCTAGTTTGTTAAAACTTAAAGTCATTTCTATAAGAAGTTCTTTCATGTTCACAAATTTCCTTGTATCACATAACCCTATCAGTTTAGTAGGGCTTTCAATATTATCAGTGCTCTAAAACTGAGGCAATAAAGTCTTATTAGTAAACTCACCATAAGAAAAAGTATCTGGCAGAGGAACACCATGACCTGCCAATTCTTGAAACGTCCAGAACTTATTAACACAGTTCAGGATGGCTTGAGGTCGGTTCATCAGCCTGCATCCCATCTTCTCCAGATGGCGCAAAACAGTGATGTCACTGTCACTCTGCACCCAAGGGGTTGGTACTCTCACTACCACCACCTGCGGGTAGGCAGTGATTAGTTCTCCATTGATACGCAGACCTGAAATACACAGGGATAAAACCAAAACCATCAAAGGAGAATATAcaataaaacagagaaatagaTACATACCAAAGTTCAGGTCTCAAAACTAAATCTACTATTCTGCTAACATTTTACTGAGACAGAGACACATTCCTCCctaaatgattttcttttgtaagaaaaagaaattaatgagaAGAATTTATGTACTGGGTAAATAAATTCTGGTATATGccaatacaatgaaatattatgtaTTCATTAAAAAGACTCTATGAAGAGATTTATGACAGTCTTTTTTATCTCTATGAAGACAGAAACATGTCCAGATTTGCTTTCAAAAAGCAAATAACTTTGTGTTTACATATGCTTTTAGTATTTAAAAGAGCAGTTTCTTCAGTTTTATCCAGTACCATTCTATTTTTGAAAAGGTCCCAAATAATGGAACAAGGTACTCGAGTTGCTTCCTAAAACctatattcattaaaatatatacacttattaaaacattaaaatataaaaatgtaacacATTTATCCCATCCAACATCCCAGGTTATTATTAGTATTTCCCCTAATGTTAactaagtaaagaaaaatatgtaggtaattttgacaaatattttgtttgtatCATTTTGTGGCACTTTCTTTCATCATGTAAAATTATACCAGACATCTAAGCCAATGTAAATATAGCTTTATTGGGCTCAGTGGAATTATACTTTAAGATACACCATATAATCAACCCCTTACTCATGGAtatccattcaataaatattaattactaTGTGTCAGGTTCTTCTAGAAGTTGGGAAGATTGGTAAATAAGGTATATCAGCTACCAGGAATCACCATGCTACATATTACATACCCAAGACTTTTAtagggagagtgtgtgtgtacaaCATATTTTCTTTATACACTCATCTGATTTGTCAACGGACATTAAGTTTGTTTCTATGTctaactattatgaataatgctgctatgagcaaGGGGGTAACAGATAAATCTTCAAGatagtgattttgtttcctttaagtAATATTCAGAAGTGAAACTGCGGGATCCACAATTCTGAGTCAAAGAGACTATATCTGTTCTGATAAGGGAACTGAGCTTGATATTGCCTGTTGATACATCCCTATCTTTTAATCCTTTCCTGTATGGCAGTGGCTAGACACACTTCCCAGACCCCCTTACCAGCAGGATTCCAATTTggaaaattcaccagtgaaagATAATTACACACAATTTTAAAGGTCAAAGTAGAAGTCATTATTCTCTGGGGGCAGCTATGGGTAGCGCTGTGGTCATCAGCAGATGTGAGGTTTTTGGCCAATGGCTCCAGGCGTTCTCCTCATAATCATGCTGCTAGAgattagcagcagcagatttctGCAAtcctgcattttctcatttctttggcTTTTGTGCTGACTTGCCTCAACAGGCAAGATCTAAACAGCATTTTCCTTGAAATCAGAAAAAAGCCTAGTGACCAAATGAATGGAAAAAAGGTGAAAAGGGAATTTGGTTTAGGGCAGAAGATGCTGACTCTGGATCATAGATATGATCTTGGTGATAACATAAAGACATCAAAGTAGAACTATTCTGTAATAGTTGAAGTATGGATAGGAactatacacatatgtatacagaATTCATACCTGGTAGGTGGGGTTGAATGTGCACCTACAGGAATCAGCCGAAGACTTAAGAAATAGGGACATATAGGCTGAAAaacgaaaaagaaaaaatggaaattccTAGGACCAAGACCTGATGAATCTCAGCAACAAGAAGGAAGcaaaaatctgaagaaaaatcAGTCAAAAAACTCAAAAAATCTAGTCTTaagtattattatgaaaaataagaaaagtcgGTGTTACcagaagaaaataatcaaatttgTTACATGAAAGGTAAAAAGAAGAGTGAGCAGAAAAAAGATACTTTAATTGTCAAGAGAAAATTCATCTTCTCATTTCCCTAAACTGGAGTTTTTGCTACTTTTAAGACGGGATTAAAGGTAATGGAAGTATTTCACTCTAAGTCTGCTGCCAAAAAAAACTGGGAATACGGGAGTACTTTACCCAAAGCAGTCAGATCTGCATAGTACACTATAATGGCTATTACTGAGGATGGAAAGAAATTCAGTGCCTCCTGTGACAAAAACACTTTATTACTCCAGGCAAGCAGAAGGTGATCTGAGGCTACCCAGAAACACAGGGGCAGGTACAGATGAATGtgaatccccaaaaaaggcaaagtACTACTGATCTCTTGGGTATTTTTAGTAAATACAACTTATCTTTGATGTAGAGCTTACGAAACTGAAATACAGGGCAAACGACTCTTTTCCTTAGATCTCTGTTATTCATGATACACAGGTACAATTGCACTCTACTTATTATGGCCACAGCTATTCATTCCAAATGAATGTGCCACCACTCAGTTCTGCTTTCAATTCCACTTCTTTTTTGCTTATCATCTTAAATGGTAACTTATGATGCTATTCATATAACTTTGCTTTGTACTGCAATAGagatttcaatataaatattttagatgtaAGTTTTGGATTAAGTGTATGATTAAACATCAAAAGTCAGTAATGAGTTAACCTTAGAATAGCAATGGGGCTGGGAAAAATTTCTGTTCCTGTATTTTTTGTATAAAGTATATTATGTATTAAAAGGCTGCTGCTTTGTCGCAGCAAAGTGAGAAGGTGCTAAGGGATAATTATTCTCCTAGTAGAAAGATTCCTTTGGGATATTAATCTCCTTGCCAGTAATTAAGTGGGAAATCTCACTACACCTGTGCTTTTTGAGTCTAGTTTGGCTACATGATCAAGTATTAAGTGTTTTTATCCTCAGGGAATAAGAAACAGACAACTGATAGGCTCCCTGCTgactggcatttctttttcttccatccTTTAGAGTTCAAGAGTATTCATCAGGATTTCAGGAATCTTTTAAAGCTGACATAACTAAGTATTTTAACTGGAAGTGAAGGTGCTATTTGTACATGATTTAAAAGCCACATAATCTCTGTGCCAAAAATCAAGGAAGCACTCAAAGATTTAA
This window of the Bos taurus isolate L1 Dominette 01449 registration number 42190680 breed Hereford chromosome 5, ARS-UCD2.0, whole genome shotgun sequence genome carries:
- the RIMKLB gene encoding beta-citrylglutamate synthase B isoform X1, whose translation is MCSSVAAKLWFLTDRRIREDYPQKEILRALKAKCCEEELDFRAVVMDELVLTVEQGNLGLRINGELITAYPQVVVVRVPTPWVQSDSDITVLRHLEKMGCRLMNRPQAILNCVNKFWTFQELAGHGVPLPDTFSYGGHENFAKMIDEAEVLEFPMVVKNTRGHRGKAVFLARDKHHLADLSHLIRHEAPYLFQKYVKESHGRDVRVIVVGGRVVGTMLRCSTDGRMQSNCSLGGVGMMCSLSEQGKQLAIQVSNILGMDVCGIDLLMKDDGSFCVCEANANVGFIAFDKACNLDVAGIIADYAASLLPSGRLTRRMSLLSVVSTASETSEPELGPQANTAVDNMSASSSSVDSDPETTERELLTKLPGGLFNMNQLLANEIKLLVE